The sequence CAGCCCTTTTGCTAAAACACCCATTTCCATACTGAGTGCTTCATACAATCCTAATTTTTGATAATCAAGCTTACTAAGCCTTAAATGTATCACTGGGTGCTTTTGTTCCCAATTCCATTGATCATAGATCCAAAGCCCTTCAAATAATTCTTTATTGGCGCTGAAAATCTCCTTGATAGTAGACAGTAATAGAGATTTACCAAAACGTCTAGGGCGACTCAGGAAATAATATTTACCTGAGTCTAATAATTTATGGACTAATAAAGTTTTGTCGATATATAAATACCCCTCCTTTCTTATTTTCCCAAAATCCTGTAAGCCTATTGGATATTTTCTCATAAAATCAAAGATAAAATAAAATCAATGACAAAGCTTTGTCACACACTCTTAGTAAGCACAAAAGCTAAGTGGTCCTATTTCCACTTTTATATCAGCCCATTGCCACAAAGCCAATAGCACCAGGCAGACATTGCTACATAAGGTATATAATTAAATACACATGTATGGCTTAAAGAAGAAATTTACATGTATTCAGGCCGAAGATTTGGAGTTTTGGGCTTATAATTCAATTTTTGCCAACAGGAATTAGTTTTTTTAGCAACTTTCAACATTATTTGGTACCCTTGAACATATTTTATAAATACGCTGGCTTTTATGCTCTTACAAGCTTCCTCCTTTTTTGAATTATATACTGAGTACCCTGTCACCAGTATTTTCATGTTACGTTCCAAAAGCGAACCTACACAGTTTATCAGGCAGGAAGCGTTTTTAACAACTCCGCTGGTGCCCGTGAGTGAATATATAGATGGGTATGGCAATATTTGTCAACGTACTATTTTACCTGTAGGAACTACCATCATTGAAAGCAGTGTTATCGCTGAGTGCGATGAGAATATTGATGTGAATCCAGACGCAGCATATGTACCGATAGAAGAGTTACCCGGTCTTGTATTGCAATTTCTACTACCAAGCAGGTATTGTGAGTCAGACAAAGTCGGTGAGCTGGCCATGGAAATTATAAAGGATATACAATCGGGGTATGAACAAGTTGAAGCAATCCGCCAATGGTGTTTCCAAAACATATCCCGTCAGTATGGTACTACCAATAGTTCTACATCTGCTGTGGATGTGCTGCAAAGCAGAACAGGTGTATGCAGGGATTTTACGCATGTAGCGATAGCACTGTGTCGAAGTATAAATATACCAGCCCGCATGGTGGTAGGATATCTGCATGATTTGAAACCAATGGATTTACATGCATGGTTTGAAGCGTATGTAGGGGATCGGTGGTATACATTTGATGCGTTGATGGAGAAACCGGTTGGAGGCAGGATCATTATGGCCATTGGCCGCGATGCGGCTGAAGTAGCTTTTGCCAGTCATTTTGGGGAGGTCGTGCTGGTGAAGATGGAGGTGAATGTGAATAAAGTGATTTAGGGAGGTCCATTACGATGGTAGCAAGTACTGCGGCGTTATCTACTGACAGCAGACTTTCTATTATGATGAGATTACAAATGATAGCAATGCTGGTTCCGGGATGATGAATAATATCATTCCAGAGCAGGGTTAAGTCTTGTGAGATGTTCATGGAAAATTTATTAACTATTCAATACTTACTTCTACCCGCCGATTTTGGGTACGCCCTGTTTCGGTATCATTTGTTGCGATGGGATTGTCAATACCTTTGCCTATAGCAGTGATCATATTTGCATCAACTCCTTTGGAGATGAGGTATTGCTTAAATGATATTGCTCTTTCCTGTGCCAGTCTCATATTTACAGAGATGTCCCCTTCACTGCTGGCGTAGCCATAAATGGTGATTTTATGTGCTTTCTTTATTTCCTTTACGACTTCGTCGGAAATAGCAATAGGAGCGGAGTTCCCTTTGTTGAATGAAGCGGCAATACGGGCAGGAGCAGCGACAGGGGGACGAACCCCGGCAGCGGTAGGAGCCCCCTCCGCAGAGGTATGAGCAGTGACAGGAGGAACCCCGGCAGAGGTAGGAGCAGGATCACTAGCAACAGGTGAATCAGCTACCGGGGCAGGAGTTGCAACTAAAGTAGCTGTATCCATAACCGAAGTTGTAGCAGCTGTATCCGTAACCGGAGCTATAACAACCGTATCAGCTACTGCTTTTTCCTTTTTCGGTATAAAATACCAAACCGCCACTCCAACAATCACCACTACCAACAATAACACTATCCACAATTTACTCTTCTTTTCCGCCACCGGAACAGGATCATTATTCTTACTAAGATTAAATGCCATAAAAATATTTTTAAGTGTACATATCAACTAATGTCTGTAAACTACCCGTATGCGCTCTACCCATCGCCTCAAACTCCCACGAATTCCCAACCCTGAATAAAC is a genomic window of Chitinophaga sp. LS1 containing:
- a CDS encoding transglutaminase family protein, giving the protein MLLQASSFFELYTEYPVTSIFMLRSKSEPTQFIRQEAFLTTPLVPVSEYIDGYGNICQRTILPVGTTIIESSVIAECDENIDVNPDAAYVPIEELPGLVLQFLLPSRYCESDKVGELAMEIIKDIQSGYEQVEAIRQWCFQNISRQYGTTNSSTSAVDVLQSRTGVCRDFTHVAIALCRSINIPARMVVGYLHDLKPMDLHAWFEAYVGDRWYTFDALMEKPVGGRIIMAIGRDAAEVAFASHFGEVVLVKMEVNVNKVI
- a CDS encoding OmpA family protein produces the protein MAFNLSKNNDPVPVAEKKSKLWIVLLLVVVIVGVAVWYFIPKKEKAVADTVVIAPVTDTAATTSVMDTATLVATPAPVADSPVASDPAPTSAGVPPVTAHTSAEGAPTAAGVRPPVAAPARIAASFNKGNSAPIAISDEVVKEIKKAHKITIYGYASSEGDISVNMRLAQERAISFKQYLISKGVDANMITAIGKGIDNPIATNDTETGRTQNRRVEVSIE